In Triplophysa rosa linkage group LG18, Trosa_1v2, whole genome shotgun sequence, a genomic segment contains:
- the LOC130568973 gene encoding alpha-actinin-2-like isoform X2: protein MMMMEMQYNNNNNAYGVDEYMLQDDEWDRDLLLDPAWEKQQRKTFTAWCNSHLRRAGTQIENIEEDFRNGLKLMLLLEVISGERLPKPDRGKMRFHKIANVNKALDYITSKGVKLVSIGAEEIVDGNVKMTLGMIWTIILRFAIQDISVEETSAKEGLLLWCQRKTAPYRNVNVQNFHCSWKDGLAFCALIHRHRPDLIDYAKLKKDDALGNLNLALELAEKHLDIPKMLDPEDIINTPKPDERAIMTYVSCFYHAFAGAEQAETAANRICKVLGVNQENEKLMEEYERLASELLAWIRQTTPWLENRSPENTMTAMRRKLEDFRDYRRMHKPPKVQEKCQLEINFNTIQTKLRISNRPAFMPSEGKMVSDITVAWQGLEQSEKGYEEWLLSEIRRLERVEHLAEKFQQKAATHEGWAKGKDQLLSVKDYEKASLTEVRALLRKHEAFESDLAAHQDRVEQIAAIAQELNELDYQAAGVMNERCQWMCDLWDQLGTLTQKRREALERTEKLLETIDQLFLEFSKRCAPFINWMEGAMEDLQDIFMVHSVDEVQNLISAHDQFKVTLPEADSERQAILSVHNEVQKIAQSYGITSNLTNIYCNITPADINQMWDKVKKFVPQRDGTLQEEVSRQHMNEKLRRQFAAQANIIGPWIQTRMEEIAHSSVDLGGALEDHMTQLKQYEHVIINYKPNIDKLEGDHQLIQESLIFDNKHTNYTMEHIRVGWELLLTTIARTINETETQILMRDAKGLSQQQLNDFRSSFTHFDRKKKGGMETDDFRACLISMGYDLGEAEFTRIMSLVDPNGSGAVSFQSFVDFMTRETGDTDTAEQVVASFRILAGDKPYILVDELRRELPPEQAEYCISRMPPYVGPVGLPGALDYMAFSTALYGESDL, encoded by the exons atgatgatgatggagatgcagtataataataataataatgcatacGGAGTGGATGAGTACATGTTACAGGACGACGAGTGGGACCGAGATCTCCTGCTGGACCCTGCGtgggaaaaacagcagaggAAG ACGTTCACCGCCTGGTGTAACTCTCATCTGCGTAGAGCGGGAACTCAGATCGAGAACATCGAGGAAGACTTCAGGAACGGTCTGAAGCTGATGCTGTTGTTGGAGGTTATTTCAG GCGAGAGACTCCCCAAACCCGACCGAGGAAAGATGCGCTTTCACAAAATAGCCAATGTGAACAAAGCTCTGGATTACATCACCAGCAAAGGTGTCAAACTGGTGTCTATCGGCGCTGAGG AGATTGTTGATGGGAATGTGAAGATGACTTTGGGAATGATCTGGACCATCATCCTCCGCTTCGCCATTCAGGACATCTCTGTGGagg AAACCTCGGCTAAAGAAGGGCTCCTGCTGTGGTGTCAGAGGAAAACTGCCCCCTACAGGAATGTCAATGTACAAAACTTCCATTGCAG TTGGAAGGATGGTTTAGCATTCTGTGCGCTCATACACAGACACAGACCCGACCTGATCGACTACGCCAAACTCAAGAAG GACGATGCTCTTGGAAATCTGAATTTGGCTTTGGAACTCGCAGAAAAACACTTGGACATCCCAAAAATGTTGGACCCAGAAG ACATCATCAACACGCCGAAGCCCGATGAGAGAGCCATCATGACATACGTGTCGTGTTTCTACCACGCGTTTGCTGGAGCAGAACAG gCAGAAACAGCTGCGAACCGGATCTGTAAGGTGCTGGGTGTCAATCAGGAGAATGAGAAACTGATGGAGGAGTACGAGCGACTGGCCAGCGAG TTGCTGGCGTGGATTCGTCAGACGACGCCCTGGCTGGAGAACAGATCTCCAGAAAACACCATGACCGCCATGAGACGCAAGCTGGAGGATTTCAGGGATTACCGCCGCATGCACAAACCTCCCAAAGTTCAAGAGAAATGTCAACTGGAGATCAACTTCAACACAATACAGACCAAACTCCGCATCAGCAACAGACCGGCGTTCATGCCATCAGAGGGAAAGATGGTGTCT gacaTCACGGTGGCGTGGCAGGGTCTGGAACAGTCTGAGAAGGGTTATGAGGAGTGGTTGCTCAGTGAGATCAGACGTCTGGAGCGTGTGGAGCATTTGGCTGAGAAGTTCCAGCAGAAAGCCGCCACCCATGAGGGCTGGGCTAAAG GAAAGGATCAGCTGTTAAGTGTGAAGGATTATGAGAAAGCATCTCTGACAGAAGTGAGAGCGTTGCTACGGAAACATGAGGCTTTTGAGAGCGACCTGGCAGCACACCAGGACAGAGTCGAACAAATCGCAGCCATCGCACAGGAACTCAA TGAGCTGGATTATCAGGCTGCAGGTGTGATGAATGAACGCTGTCAGTGGATGTGTGATCTGTGGGATCAGTTGGGGACTTTGACTCAGAAGCGTCGAGAAGCTCTAGAG AGGACAGAGAAACTTCTGGAAACCATCGATCAGCTCTTTCTGGAGTTCTCTAAGAGATGCGCTCCGTTTATTAACTGGATGGAAGGAGCCATGGAGGATCTTCAGGACATCTTCATGGTTCATTCAGTGGATGAGGTTCAG aatcTGATCTCAGCTCATGATCAGTTTAAAGTGACTCTACCTGAAGCGGACAGTGAGCGTCAGGCCATTCTCAGTGTTCATAATGAGGTGCAGAAGATCGCTCAGAGCTACGGCATCACCAGCAACCTCACCAACATCTACTGCAACATCACACCTGCAGACATCAACCAGATGTGGGACaag gtgaAGAAGTTTGTTCCTCAGAGAGACGGCACACTACAGGAGGAAGTATCCAGACAGCACATGAATGAGAAACTCAGACGTCAGTTTGCTGCTCAGGCCAACATCATCGGACCCTGGATTCAGACACGCATGGAG gaaATCGCTCACAGTTCAGTGGATTTGGGCGGAGCTCTGGAAGATCACATGACTCAACTGAAACAATATGAACACGTCATCATTAACTATAAACCAAACATCGACAAACTAGAGGGAGATCATCAACTCATCCAAGAGTCACTCATATTCGACAACAAACACACCAACTACACTAtggag CACATCCGTGTGGGATGGGAGTTACTGCTGACCACGATCGCTCGCACCATCAACGAGACGGAGACTCAGATTCTGATGCGGGACGCTAAAGGCCTCAGTCAACAGCAGCTCAATGACTTCAGATCTTCCTTCACACACTTTGATCGA AAGAAGAAGGGAGGGATGGAGACTGATGACTTCAGGGCCTGTTTGATCTCCATGGGTTATGACctg GGGGAAGCAGAGTTCACACGAATCATGTCATTGGTGGATCCAAACGGTTCTGGTGCGGTGAGCTTTCAGTCGTTTGTGGACTTTATGACCCGTGAGACCGGAGACACTGACACGGCAGAACAGGTCGTGGCCTCTTTCAGGATACTGGCCGGGGACAAG CCGTACATTTTGGTGGATGAACTCCGTCGGGAATTGCCCCCGGAGCAAGCGGAATACTGCATCTCCAGAATGCCCCCTTACGTGGGACCTGTTGGACTTCCAGGGGCCTTGGACTACATGGCTTTCTCTACTGCCCTCTACGGAGAGAGTGACCTCTAG
- the LOC130568973 gene encoding alpha-actinin-2-like isoform X1, translating into MMMMEMQYNNNNNAYGVDEYMLQDDEWDRDLLLDPAWEKQQRKTFTAWCNSHLRRAGTQIENIEEDFRNGLKLMLLLEVISGERLPKPDRGKMRFHKIANVNKALDYITSKGVKLVSIGAEEIVDGNVKMTLGMIWTIILRFAIQDISVEGNTHTHTRTHARTHARTLILVIVCCLLETSAKEGLLLWCQRKTAPYRNVNVQNFHCSWKDGLAFCALIHRHRPDLIDYAKLKKDDALGNLNLALELAEKHLDIPKMLDPEDIINTPKPDERAIMTYVSCFYHAFAGAEQAETAANRICKVLGVNQENEKLMEEYERLASELLAWIRQTTPWLENRSPENTMTAMRRKLEDFRDYRRMHKPPKVQEKCQLEINFNTIQTKLRISNRPAFMPSEGKMVSDITVAWQGLEQSEKGYEEWLLSEIRRLERVEHLAEKFQQKAATHEGWAKGKDQLLSVKDYEKASLTEVRALLRKHEAFESDLAAHQDRVEQIAAIAQELNELDYQAAGVMNERCQWMCDLWDQLGTLTQKRREALERTEKLLETIDQLFLEFSKRCAPFINWMEGAMEDLQDIFMVHSVDEVQNLISAHDQFKVTLPEADSERQAILSVHNEVQKIAQSYGITSNLTNIYCNITPADINQMWDKVKKFVPQRDGTLQEEVSRQHMNEKLRRQFAAQANIIGPWIQTRMEEIAHSSVDLGGALEDHMTQLKQYEHVIINYKPNIDKLEGDHQLIQESLIFDNKHTNYTMEHIRVGWELLLTTIARTINETETQILMRDAKGLSQQQLNDFRSSFTHFDRKKKGGMETDDFRACLISMGYDLGEAEFTRIMSLVDPNGSGAVSFQSFVDFMTRETGDTDTAEQVVASFRILAGDKPYILVDELRRELPPEQAEYCISRMPPYVGPVGLPGALDYMAFSTALYGESDL; encoded by the exons atgatgatgatggagatgcagtataataataataataatgcatacGGAGTGGATGAGTACATGTTACAGGACGACGAGTGGGACCGAGATCTCCTGCTGGACCCTGCGtgggaaaaacagcagaggAAG ACGTTCACCGCCTGGTGTAACTCTCATCTGCGTAGAGCGGGAACTCAGATCGAGAACATCGAGGAAGACTTCAGGAACGGTCTGAAGCTGATGCTGTTGTTGGAGGTTATTTCAG GCGAGAGACTCCCCAAACCCGACCGAGGAAAGATGCGCTTTCACAAAATAGCCAATGTGAACAAAGCTCTGGATTACATCACCAGCAAAGGTGTCAAACTGGTGTCTATCGGCGCTGAGG AGATTGTTGATGGGAATGTGAAGATGACTTTGGGAATGATCTGGACCATCATCCTCCGCTTCGCCATTCAGGACATCTCTGTGGagggtaacacacacacacacacacgcacgcacgcacgcacgcacgcacgcacactcatACTTGTTATTGTGTGTTGTCTTTTAGAAACCTCGGCTAAAGAAGGGCTCCTGCTGTGGTGTCAGAGGAAAACTGCCCCCTACAGGAATGTCAATGTACAAAACTTCCATTGCAG TTGGAAGGATGGTTTAGCATTCTGTGCGCTCATACACAGACACAGACCCGACCTGATCGACTACGCCAAACTCAAGAAG GACGATGCTCTTGGAAATCTGAATTTGGCTTTGGAACTCGCAGAAAAACACTTGGACATCCCAAAAATGTTGGACCCAGAAG ACATCATCAACACGCCGAAGCCCGATGAGAGAGCCATCATGACATACGTGTCGTGTTTCTACCACGCGTTTGCTGGAGCAGAACAG gCAGAAACAGCTGCGAACCGGATCTGTAAGGTGCTGGGTGTCAATCAGGAGAATGAGAAACTGATGGAGGAGTACGAGCGACTGGCCAGCGAG TTGCTGGCGTGGATTCGTCAGACGACGCCCTGGCTGGAGAACAGATCTCCAGAAAACACCATGACCGCCATGAGACGCAAGCTGGAGGATTTCAGGGATTACCGCCGCATGCACAAACCTCCCAAAGTTCAAGAGAAATGTCAACTGGAGATCAACTTCAACACAATACAGACCAAACTCCGCATCAGCAACAGACCGGCGTTCATGCCATCAGAGGGAAAGATGGTGTCT gacaTCACGGTGGCGTGGCAGGGTCTGGAACAGTCTGAGAAGGGTTATGAGGAGTGGTTGCTCAGTGAGATCAGACGTCTGGAGCGTGTGGAGCATTTGGCTGAGAAGTTCCAGCAGAAAGCCGCCACCCATGAGGGCTGGGCTAAAG GAAAGGATCAGCTGTTAAGTGTGAAGGATTATGAGAAAGCATCTCTGACAGAAGTGAGAGCGTTGCTACGGAAACATGAGGCTTTTGAGAGCGACCTGGCAGCACACCAGGACAGAGTCGAACAAATCGCAGCCATCGCACAGGAACTCAA TGAGCTGGATTATCAGGCTGCAGGTGTGATGAATGAACGCTGTCAGTGGATGTGTGATCTGTGGGATCAGTTGGGGACTTTGACTCAGAAGCGTCGAGAAGCTCTAGAG AGGACAGAGAAACTTCTGGAAACCATCGATCAGCTCTTTCTGGAGTTCTCTAAGAGATGCGCTCCGTTTATTAACTGGATGGAAGGAGCCATGGAGGATCTTCAGGACATCTTCATGGTTCATTCAGTGGATGAGGTTCAG aatcTGATCTCAGCTCATGATCAGTTTAAAGTGACTCTACCTGAAGCGGACAGTGAGCGTCAGGCCATTCTCAGTGTTCATAATGAGGTGCAGAAGATCGCTCAGAGCTACGGCATCACCAGCAACCTCACCAACATCTACTGCAACATCACACCTGCAGACATCAACCAGATGTGGGACaag gtgaAGAAGTTTGTTCCTCAGAGAGACGGCACACTACAGGAGGAAGTATCCAGACAGCACATGAATGAGAAACTCAGACGTCAGTTTGCTGCTCAGGCCAACATCATCGGACCCTGGATTCAGACACGCATGGAG gaaATCGCTCACAGTTCAGTGGATTTGGGCGGAGCTCTGGAAGATCACATGACTCAACTGAAACAATATGAACACGTCATCATTAACTATAAACCAAACATCGACAAACTAGAGGGAGATCATCAACTCATCCAAGAGTCACTCATATTCGACAACAAACACACCAACTACACTAtggag CACATCCGTGTGGGATGGGAGTTACTGCTGACCACGATCGCTCGCACCATCAACGAGACGGAGACTCAGATTCTGATGCGGGACGCTAAAGGCCTCAGTCAACAGCAGCTCAATGACTTCAGATCTTCCTTCACACACTTTGATCGA AAGAAGAAGGGAGGGATGGAGACTGATGACTTCAGGGCCTGTTTGATCTCCATGGGTTATGACctg GGGGAAGCAGAGTTCACACGAATCATGTCATTGGTGGATCCAAACGGTTCTGGTGCGGTGAGCTTTCAGTCGTTTGTGGACTTTATGACCCGTGAGACCGGAGACACTGACACGGCAGAACAGGTCGTGGCCTCTTTCAGGATACTGGCCGGGGACAAG CCGTACATTTTGGTGGATGAACTCCGTCGGGAATTGCCCCCGGAGCAAGCGGAATACTGCATCTCCAGAATGCCCCCTTACGTGGGACCTGTTGGACTTCCAGGGGCCTTGGACTACATGGCTTTCTCTACTGCCCTCTACGGAGAGAGTGACCTCTAG
- the LOC130568973 gene encoding alpha-actinin-2-like isoform X5: MMMMEMQYNNNNNAYGVDEYMLQDDEWDRDLLLDPAWEKQQRKTFTAWCNSHLRRAGTQIENIEEDFRNGLKLMLLLEVISGERLPKPDRGKMRFHKIANVNKALDYITSKGVKLVSIGAEEIVDGNVKMTLGMIWTIILRFAIQDISVEGNTHTHTRTHARTHARTLILVIVCCLLETSAKEGLLLWCQRKTAPYRNVNVQNFHCSWKDGLAFCALIHRHRPDLIDYAKLKKDDALGNLNLALELAEKHLDIPKMLDPEDIINTPKPDERAIMTYVSCFYHAFAGAEQAETAANRICKVLGVNQENEKLMEEYERLASELLAWIRQTTPWLENRSPENTMTAMRRKLEDFRDYRRMHKPPKVQEKCQLEINFNTIQTKLRISNRPAFMPSEGKMVSDITVAWQGLEQSEKGYEEWLLSEIRRLERVEHLAEKFQQKAATHEGWAKGKDQLLSVKDYEKASLTEVRALLRKHEAFESDLAAHQDRVEQIAAIAQELNELDYQAAGVMNERCQWMCDLWDQLGTLTQKRREALERTEKLLETIDQLFLEFSKRCAPFINWMEGAMEDLQDIFMVHSVDEVQNLISAHDQFKVTLPEADSERQAILSVHNEVQKIAQSYGITSNLTNIYCNITPADINQMWDKVKKFVPQRDGTLQEEVSRQHMNEKLRRQFAAQANIIGPWIQTRMEEIAHSSVDLGGALEDHMTQLKQYEHVIINYKPNIDKLEGDHQLIQESLIFDNKHTNYTMEHIRVGWELLLTTIARTINETETQILMRDAKGLSQQQLNDFRSSFTHFDRRIT, from the exons atgatgatgatggagatgcagtataataataataataatgcatacGGAGTGGATGAGTACATGTTACAGGACGACGAGTGGGACCGAGATCTCCTGCTGGACCCTGCGtgggaaaaacagcagaggAAG ACGTTCACCGCCTGGTGTAACTCTCATCTGCGTAGAGCGGGAACTCAGATCGAGAACATCGAGGAAGACTTCAGGAACGGTCTGAAGCTGATGCTGTTGTTGGAGGTTATTTCAG GCGAGAGACTCCCCAAACCCGACCGAGGAAAGATGCGCTTTCACAAAATAGCCAATGTGAACAAAGCTCTGGATTACATCACCAGCAAAGGTGTCAAACTGGTGTCTATCGGCGCTGAGG AGATTGTTGATGGGAATGTGAAGATGACTTTGGGAATGATCTGGACCATCATCCTCCGCTTCGCCATTCAGGACATCTCTGTGGagggtaacacacacacacacacacgcacgcacgcacgcacgcacgcacgcacactcatACTTGTTATTGTGTGTTGTCTTTTAGAAACCTCGGCTAAAGAAGGGCTCCTGCTGTGGTGTCAGAGGAAAACTGCCCCCTACAGGAATGTCAATGTACAAAACTTCCATTGCAG TTGGAAGGATGGTTTAGCATTCTGTGCGCTCATACACAGACACAGACCCGACCTGATCGACTACGCCAAACTCAAGAAG GACGATGCTCTTGGAAATCTGAATTTGGCTTTGGAACTCGCAGAAAAACACTTGGACATCCCAAAAATGTTGGACCCAGAAG ACATCATCAACACGCCGAAGCCCGATGAGAGAGCCATCATGACATACGTGTCGTGTTTCTACCACGCGTTTGCTGGAGCAGAACAG gCAGAAACAGCTGCGAACCGGATCTGTAAGGTGCTGGGTGTCAATCAGGAGAATGAGAAACTGATGGAGGAGTACGAGCGACTGGCCAGCGAG TTGCTGGCGTGGATTCGTCAGACGACGCCCTGGCTGGAGAACAGATCTCCAGAAAACACCATGACCGCCATGAGACGCAAGCTGGAGGATTTCAGGGATTACCGCCGCATGCACAAACCTCCCAAAGTTCAAGAGAAATGTCAACTGGAGATCAACTTCAACACAATACAGACCAAACTCCGCATCAGCAACAGACCGGCGTTCATGCCATCAGAGGGAAAGATGGTGTCT gacaTCACGGTGGCGTGGCAGGGTCTGGAACAGTCTGAGAAGGGTTATGAGGAGTGGTTGCTCAGTGAGATCAGACGTCTGGAGCGTGTGGAGCATTTGGCTGAGAAGTTCCAGCAGAAAGCCGCCACCCATGAGGGCTGGGCTAAAG GAAAGGATCAGCTGTTAAGTGTGAAGGATTATGAGAAAGCATCTCTGACAGAAGTGAGAGCGTTGCTACGGAAACATGAGGCTTTTGAGAGCGACCTGGCAGCACACCAGGACAGAGTCGAACAAATCGCAGCCATCGCACAGGAACTCAA TGAGCTGGATTATCAGGCTGCAGGTGTGATGAATGAACGCTGTCAGTGGATGTGTGATCTGTGGGATCAGTTGGGGACTTTGACTCAGAAGCGTCGAGAAGCTCTAGAG AGGACAGAGAAACTTCTGGAAACCATCGATCAGCTCTTTCTGGAGTTCTCTAAGAGATGCGCTCCGTTTATTAACTGGATGGAAGGAGCCATGGAGGATCTTCAGGACATCTTCATGGTTCATTCAGTGGATGAGGTTCAG aatcTGATCTCAGCTCATGATCAGTTTAAAGTGACTCTACCTGAAGCGGACAGTGAGCGTCAGGCCATTCTCAGTGTTCATAATGAGGTGCAGAAGATCGCTCAGAGCTACGGCATCACCAGCAACCTCACCAACATCTACTGCAACATCACACCTGCAGACATCAACCAGATGTGGGACaag gtgaAGAAGTTTGTTCCTCAGAGAGACGGCACACTACAGGAGGAAGTATCCAGACAGCACATGAATGAGAAACTCAGACGTCAGTTTGCTGCTCAGGCCAACATCATCGGACCCTGGATTCAGACACGCATGGAG gaaATCGCTCACAGTTCAGTGGATTTGGGCGGAGCTCTGGAAGATCACATGACTCAACTGAAACAATATGAACACGTCATCATTAACTATAAACCAAACATCGACAAACTAGAGGGAGATCATCAACTCATCCAAGAGTCACTCATATTCGACAACAAACACACCAACTACACTAtggag CACATCCGTGTGGGATGGGAGTTACTGCTGACCACGATCGCTCGCACCATCAACGAGACGGAGACTCAGATTCTGATGCGGGACGCTAAAGGCCTCAGTCAACAGCAGCTCAATGACTTCAGATCTTCCTTCACACACTTTGATCGA AGAATAACCTGA
- the LOC130568973 gene encoding alpha-actinin-2-like isoform X3, with translation MMMMEMQYNNNNNAYGVDEYMLQDDEWDRDLLLDPAWEKQQRKTFTAWCNSHLRRAGTQIENIEEDFRNGLKLMLLLEVISGERLPKPDRGKMRFHKIANVNKALDYITSKGVKLVSIGAEEIVDGNVKMTLGMIWTIILRFAIQDISVEGNTHTHTRTHARTHARTLILVIVCCLLETSAKEGLLLWCQRKTAPYRNVNVQNFHCSWKDGLAFCALIHRHRPDLIDYAKLKKDDALGNLNLALELAEKHLDIPKMLDPEDIINTPKPDERAIMTYVSCFYHAFAGAEQAETAANRICKVLGVNQENEKLMEEYERLASELLAWIRQTTPWLENRSPENTMTAMRRKLEDFRDYRRMHKPPKVQEKCQLEINFNTIQTKLRISNRPAFMPSEGKMVSDITVAWQGLEQSEKGYEEWLLSEIRRLERVEHLAEKFQQKAATHEGWAKGKDQLLSVKDYEKASLTEVRALLRKHEAFESDLAAHQDRVEQIAAIAQELNELDYQAAGVMNERCQWMCDLWDQLGTLTQKRREALERTEKLLETIDQLFLEFSKRCAPFINWMEGAMEDLQDIFMVHSVDEVQNLISAHDQFKVTLPEADSERQAILSVHNEVQKIAQSYGITSNLTNIYCNITPADINQMWDKVKKFVPQRDGTLQEEVSRQHMNEKLRRQFAAQANIIGPWIQTRMEEIAHSSVDLGGALEDHMTQLKQYEHVIINYKPNIDKLEGDHQLIQESLIFDNKHTNYTMEHIRVGWELLLTTIARTINETETQILMRDAKGLSQQQLNDFRSSFTHFDRVTQTTSQTFTGTLTQHQHGLITNSVCFFRE, from the exons atgatgatgatggagatgcagtataataataataataatgcatacGGAGTGGATGAGTACATGTTACAGGACGACGAGTGGGACCGAGATCTCCTGCTGGACCCTGCGtgggaaaaacagcagaggAAG ACGTTCACCGCCTGGTGTAACTCTCATCTGCGTAGAGCGGGAACTCAGATCGAGAACATCGAGGAAGACTTCAGGAACGGTCTGAAGCTGATGCTGTTGTTGGAGGTTATTTCAG GCGAGAGACTCCCCAAACCCGACCGAGGAAAGATGCGCTTTCACAAAATAGCCAATGTGAACAAAGCTCTGGATTACATCACCAGCAAAGGTGTCAAACTGGTGTCTATCGGCGCTGAGG AGATTGTTGATGGGAATGTGAAGATGACTTTGGGAATGATCTGGACCATCATCCTCCGCTTCGCCATTCAGGACATCTCTGTGGagggtaacacacacacacacacacgcacgcacgcacgcacgcacgcacgcacactcatACTTGTTATTGTGTGTTGTCTTTTAGAAACCTCGGCTAAAGAAGGGCTCCTGCTGTGGTGTCAGAGGAAAACTGCCCCCTACAGGAATGTCAATGTACAAAACTTCCATTGCAG TTGGAAGGATGGTTTAGCATTCTGTGCGCTCATACACAGACACAGACCCGACCTGATCGACTACGCCAAACTCAAGAAG GACGATGCTCTTGGAAATCTGAATTTGGCTTTGGAACTCGCAGAAAAACACTTGGACATCCCAAAAATGTTGGACCCAGAAG ACATCATCAACACGCCGAAGCCCGATGAGAGAGCCATCATGACATACGTGTCGTGTTTCTACCACGCGTTTGCTGGAGCAGAACAG gCAGAAACAGCTGCGAACCGGATCTGTAAGGTGCTGGGTGTCAATCAGGAGAATGAGAAACTGATGGAGGAGTACGAGCGACTGGCCAGCGAG TTGCTGGCGTGGATTCGTCAGACGACGCCCTGGCTGGAGAACAGATCTCCAGAAAACACCATGACCGCCATGAGACGCAAGCTGGAGGATTTCAGGGATTACCGCCGCATGCACAAACCTCCCAAAGTTCAAGAGAAATGTCAACTGGAGATCAACTTCAACACAATACAGACCAAACTCCGCATCAGCAACAGACCGGCGTTCATGCCATCAGAGGGAAAGATGGTGTCT gacaTCACGGTGGCGTGGCAGGGTCTGGAACAGTCTGAGAAGGGTTATGAGGAGTGGTTGCTCAGTGAGATCAGACGTCTGGAGCGTGTGGAGCATTTGGCTGAGAAGTTCCAGCAGAAAGCCGCCACCCATGAGGGCTGGGCTAAAG GAAAGGATCAGCTGTTAAGTGTGAAGGATTATGAGAAAGCATCTCTGACAGAAGTGAGAGCGTTGCTACGGAAACATGAGGCTTTTGAGAGCGACCTGGCAGCACACCAGGACAGAGTCGAACAAATCGCAGCCATCGCACAGGAACTCAA TGAGCTGGATTATCAGGCTGCAGGTGTGATGAATGAACGCTGTCAGTGGATGTGTGATCTGTGGGATCAGTTGGGGACTTTGACTCAGAAGCGTCGAGAAGCTCTAGAG AGGACAGAGAAACTTCTGGAAACCATCGATCAGCTCTTTCTGGAGTTCTCTAAGAGATGCGCTCCGTTTATTAACTGGATGGAAGGAGCCATGGAGGATCTTCAGGACATCTTCATGGTTCATTCAGTGGATGAGGTTCAG aatcTGATCTCAGCTCATGATCAGTTTAAAGTGACTCTACCTGAAGCGGACAGTGAGCGTCAGGCCATTCTCAGTGTTCATAATGAGGTGCAGAAGATCGCTCAGAGCTACGGCATCACCAGCAACCTCACCAACATCTACTGCAACATCACACCTGCAGACATCAACCAGATGTGGGACaag gtgaAGAAGTTTGTTCCTCAGAGAGACGGCACACTACAGGAGGAAGTATCCAGACAGCACATGAATGAGAAACTCAGACGTCAGTTTGCTGCTCAGGCCAACATCATCGGACCCTGGATTCAGACACGCATGGAG gaaATCGCTCACAGTTCAGTGGATTTGGGCGGAGCTCTGGAAGATCACATGACTCAACTGAAACAATATGAACACGTCATCATTAACTATAAACCAAACATCGACAAACTAGAGGGAGATCATCAACTCATCCAAGAGTCACTCATATTCGACAACAAACACACCAACTACACTAtggag CACATCCGTGTGGGATGGGAGTTACTGCTGACCACGATCGCTCGCACCATCAACGAGACGGAGACTCAGATTCTGATGCGGGACGCTAAAGGCCTCAGTCAACAGCAGCTCAATGACTTCAGATCTTCCTTCACACACTTTGATCGAGTAACACAAACTACATCACAAACATTTACTGGAACACTGACACAACACCAACACGGTCTGATCACTAACTCTGTGTGTTTCTTTAGAGAATAA